One genomic segment of Bacillota bacterium includes these proteins:
- a CDS encoding ABC transporter permease, giving the protein MKLRNVSHFFREAGVGIWRNGWMSFASIVVVVLTLLIMGSFTIINLNIQAITDEIKSQVEIIAYLEEETEEEPEAVDELRSQLTALNGVQQVSYVTKDEALDRLRERLGDRAGITDGLERNPLPSSFEVRPHDPEQTAQLAASIAALPGVESVDFGQEIVDQLLAFTDGVQMFGYAIIAFLGVISLFLIANTIKLTVYSRRRQINIMKFVGATDWFIRWPFILEGVFLGFLGALITYLILFYGYSVLYQNASAWMYHNFMSVRMVVPEVASRELLRILFAMGAGIGAVGSGISVRRFLKV; this is encoded by the coding sequence ATGAAGCTTAGAAACGTGTCCCATTTCTTCCGTGAGGCGGGAGTGGGTATTTGGCGCAATGGCTGGATGAGTTTTGCCTCGATTGTTGTTGTTGTCCTTACGTTGTTAATTATGGGTTCGTTTACGATTATCAATCTCAACATTCAGGCCATCACCGATGAAATTAAAAGCCAGGTTGAGATCATTGCTTATCTGGAAGAAGAGACTGAGGAAGAGCCGGAAGCGGTGGATGAGTTGCGCTCCCAACTAACGGCCCTTAACGGCGTGCAGCAGGTGTCTTACGTCACCAAGGACGAGGCCTTGGACCGACTGCGGGAACGCTTGGGCGACCGGGCCGGCATAACCGATGGTCTGGAGCGTAATCCCCTGCCTTCCAGTTTTGAGGTTCGTCCCCATGATCCCGAGCAGACAGCACAATTGGCGGCGTCAATTGCCGCTCTCCCGGGAGTGGAAAGTGTTGACTTCGGACAGGAAATTGTCGATCAATTGCTGGCATTTACCGATGGAGTGCAAATGTTTGGCTATGCTATCATAGCATTCCTGGGTGTAATATCGCTGTTCCTGATTGCCAACACCATTAAACTCACCGTCTACTCCCGTCGGCGTCAGATTAATATCATGAAGTTTGTCGGCGCTACCGATTGGTTCATCCGGTGGCCATTTATTCTCGAAGGTGTGTTCCTTGGGTTTTTGGGGGCGCTGATTACGTACTTGATTCTGTTTTACGGGTACAGCGTGCTTTACCAGAATGCCAGCGCCTGGATGTACCATAATTTCATGTCAGTGCGGATGGTGGTGCCGGAGGTGGCAAGCAGGGAACTGCTGAGGATATTATTTGCCATGGGTGCCGGGATTGGCGCTGTGGGCAGCGGCATTTCGGTGCGCAGGTTCCTCAAGGTCTAA
- a CDS encoding PDZ domain-containing protein has translation MASVLGRQVCLYMNKQRIYKVLAVILVVGLLASGSVLGFVFGYSRGINSQQAMWRSGEWGKLNDALYHIENFYINESDREQLLEGALRGLVDSLEDPYSSYLNAEEMEEMEISSGGSYSGIGVEVTMEDNRITILAPFRGSPAEDAGLMPGDKIVEVDGRNLEGMNLDDAIKYIRGEAGTELTLGIIREGRANIFHVTLTRAEIHRSSVEYQMLTNDIGYLNLTRFADGSTEEFAQAVTDLRSQGMDGLILDLRGNPGGYLDVAINIARQVVPEGLIVYTKDRDGERTSEFRSNLRERGYPMVLLVDELSASASEILAGALKDSDGAVLVGANTYGKGTIQRYYELGDGSVVKLTMSRFYTPNGLRIDGNGVAPDYEVELEAAARLPHLPFLGTIEPGDDKLNVVQLQMMLEALDYYQGEATGYYDEATVAAVRAFQNANNLSASGLVDRQTTERLNQRWETYSRDADTQLAKARELIQDLIRQEN, from the coding sequence ATGGCCTCTGTTTTAGGAAGGCAGGTGTGTTTGTACATGAATAAACAACGTATTTATAAGGTGCTGGCTGTGATTTTGGTGGTTGGCCTATTGGCCTCCGGCAGTGTGCTGGGTTTTGTGTTTGGATATTCCCGGGGCATCAACAGTCAACAGGCAATGTGGCGAAGCGGTGAATGGGGAAAACTGAACGATGCGCTCTACCATATCGAAAACTTCTACATCAACGAGAGCGATCGGGAGCAGCTTCTGGAGGGCGCATTGCGGGGGCTGGTTGACAGCCTCGAAGACCCCTATAGTTCTTACTTGAACGCGGAAGAAATGGAGGAAATGGAAATCTCCTCCGGAGGCAGTTATTCCGGCATCGGAGTGGAAGTGACCATGGAAGACAACCGCATCACCATCCTCGCTCCCTTCCGTGGCTCTCCGGCAGAAGATGCGGGGTTGATGCCCGGCGACAAAATCGTCGAGGTGGATGGCCGTAATCTGGAGGGAATGAATCTTGACGACGCCATCAAATATATCCGCGGTGAGGCGGGGACCGAGTTGACCCTGGGGATTATCCGGGAAGGCCGCGCCAATATCTTTCACGTTACCCTGACCCGGGCGGAGATTCACCGCAGTTCAGTGGAGTATCAGATGCTCACCAACGATATTGGATATTTGAACTTGACCCGTTTTGCCGACGGCTCCACCGAAGAGTTTGCCCAGGCAGTTACCGATCTGCGGAGTCAGGGGATGGATGGATTAATTTTAGATCTCAGGGGCAATCCCGGCGGTTATCTGGATGTGGCAATCAACATCGCTCGCCAGGTTGTGCCTGAGGGCTTGATAGTCTATACCAAAGACCGTGATGGTGAGCGAACCAGCGAGTTTCGCTCCAATCTTAGGGAACGGGGCTACCCCATGGTTTTGCTGGTCGATGAGTTAAGCGCCAGTGCCTCGGAGATTCTTGCCGGCGCCCTTAAGGATTCTGACGGGGCTGTGTTGGTGGGTGCAAACACGTATGGCAAGGGGACGATTCAACGCTATTACGAGCTGGGTGACGGATCAGTTGTCAAGCTAACTATGTCTAGGTTCTATACCCCCAACGGGTTGCGGATTGACGGAAATGGGGTCGCTCCCGATTACGAGGTGGAACTGGAAGCAGCCGCCCGGTTGCCCCACTTGCCGTTCTTGGGCACGATTGAACCCGGCGACGATAAATTAAATGTGGTGCAGTTACAAATGATGTTGGAGGCTTTGGATTACTATCAAGGTGAGGCCACTGGCTACTATGATGAAGCGACTGTTGCCGCCGTACGGGCGTTTCAGAATGCCAACAATCTGTCGGCCAGCGGTCTTGTCGACCGCCAGACTACCGAGCGACTGAACCAGCGATGGGAAACGTACTCCAGGGATGCAGATACTCAGTTGGCTAAGGCCCGCGAACTGATTCAGGATTTGATCAGGCAGGAGAACTGA
- a CDS encoding PDZ domain-containing protein yields the protein MPPLWELFELVVQSYVYAILGVGMGTLFPFLLMIVLTIVFMQHNRQAQLETQLFGMPFSRPLRQTLVSLGYGLIGGLLASMLMVSLGIALSESTGIQYVWPVVILLMMIRPRFMCFAYGGGIVGVLSLLLKGLAELVPTVASFPLAAGLMAVDLPSLMALVALLHLTESFLIFVSGHINASPIIMESPRGEVVGGFMLQRFWPLPLAALLAMSVSPELISGDSIAMPDWWPLLQPGVTPEPGSELLLTVLPIVAALGYSDIAVAHSPKEKSRISARNLLLYSIVLLGLALIAGHWRFLQLLPVLFAPLGHEYLIQVGNSREWAKQPRYRGRARGVTLLTVLPGSPAADKGLNTGWVVLNVNGYDVNTRRELETALQSFPGLADLEMVSPEGEHKQVQVHQRSGRLGLVPMPDPDEQGTFLKLQSKGFLSRKWEQWRKR from the coding sequence ATGCCGCCACTCTGGGAGTTGTTTGAGTTAGTTGTCCAGAGCTATGTTTACGCTATATTGGGGGTCGGCATGGGAACTTTGTTTCCATTCCTGTTGATGATAGTGCTGACAATTGTTTTCATGCAGCATAACCGTCAGGCCCAGCTGGAGACTCAGCTCTTTGGTATGCCCTTCTCCCGGCCGCTGCGCCAGACCTTGGTCTCACTGGGATATGGCTTGATTGGCGGTCTGTTGGCCAGCATGCTGATGGTCAGCTTGGGGATTGCCTTGTCTGAATCCACCGGCATTCAATATGTTTGGCCGGTTGTGATTTTGCTGATGATGATCCGCCCCCGGTTCATGTGCTTTGCCTATGGAGGTGGGATTGTCGGGGTCTTGAGTCTGCTGCTCAAAGGCCTGGCCGAATTGGTGCCGACAGTGGCGAGTTTTCCGCTGGCTGCCGGGCTGATGGCCGTAGATTTGCCTTCATTAATGGCCTTGGTAGCACTGCTACACCTCACCGAAAGCTTCCTGATTTTTGTCAGCGGTCATATCAATGCCAGCCCGATTATTATGGAGTCACCCCGGGGTGAGGTTGTCGGTGGCTTTATGCTTCAGCGTTTCTGGCCGCTGCCGTTGGCGGCGTTATTGGCCATGTCCGTCAGTCCGGAGCTAATTAGCGGCGACAGTATTGCCATGCCCGACTGGTGGCCGCTGCTCCAGCCGGGAGTTACGCCCGAGCCGGGAAGTGAGCTTTTGTTGACGGTGTTGCCGATTGTTGCTGCCCTGGGGTACTCGGATATTGCAGTTGCCCATAGTCCCAAAGAGAAAAGCAGGATTTCTGCCCGCAACTTGTTGCTGTACAGCATTGTTTTGCTGGGGCTAGCTTTGATTGCTGGCCATTGGCGGTTTCTGCAATTGCTGCCGGTATTGTTCGCGCCCCTAGGGCACGAATATCTGATTCAGGTGGGGAACAGCCGCGAGTGGGCCAAACAACCCCGCTACCGGGGCAGGGCCCGGGGGGTCACCCTGTTGACGGTTTTACCGGGTTCGCCAGCCGCAGACAAGGGACTGAATACTGGATGGGTAGTTTTAAATGTCAATGGTTATGATGTAAACACCCGCCGGGAATTGGAAACAGCGCTGCAGTCTTTTCCCGGGCTTGCAGATTTGGAAATGGTTTCGCCGGAAGGGGAACACAAGCAGGTGCAGGTTCATCAGCGTTCTGGTCGTCTGGGACTGGTGCCGATGCCTGATCCCGATGAACAGGGAACTTTTCTTAAACTACAAAGCAAAGGCTTTTTATCCCGCAAATGGGAGCAATGGCGAAAACGATAA
- the uvrB gene encoding excinuclease ABC subunit UvrB: MPEDKFKLVSEFQPRGDQPKAIDQLVRGLEDSYRHQTLVGVTGSGKTFTVANVIQAVQRPTLVIAHNKTLAAQLCSEFKEFFPENAVEYFVSYYDYYQPEAYIPHTDTYIEKDAAINEEIDKLRHSATSALLERRDVIVVASVSCIYGLGSPVEYRKHVLSLRTGSEHQREQVLRRLVEMQYARNDVDFHRGTFRVRGDVLEVFPAGNSERALRIEFFSDEIERITEIDVLTGEILGARSHAAIFPASHFVTSRDLMDKALQSIEVELEEQLQLLRSQGKLLEAQRLEQRTRYDMEMMQEMGFCQGIENYSRHLAGREPGSRPDTLLDYFPDDFLLVVDESHVTLPQVRGMYNGDRSRKETLVAHGFRLPSAMDNRPLQFPEFEALIPQALYVSATPGPYEQEHSSQMVEQIIRPTGLVDPEVEIKPVTGQVDDLLEEIRQRVAWKERVLVTTLTKRMAEDLTDYLKEAGIRVRYLHSEIDTLERMAIIRDLRQGEFDVLVGINLLREGLDLPEVSLVAILDADKEGFLRSDRSLIQTMGRAARNVRGRVVMYADQVTDSMQRAVEETYRRRELQIEFNEKHGIVPQTINKGIRAVIEATKAAESTTKYEAKTMEADERTQLIKRLEKEMEDAAKELEFEQAAYLRDIIIKLRSEK; encoded by the coding sequence TTGCCGGAAGATAAATTTAAACTGGTTTCCGAGTTCCAGCCCCGGGGCGACCAGCCAAAAGCAATAGACCAGCTTGTCAGAGGACTCGAGGATAGTTACCGACACCAGACCTTGGTGGGGGTAACTGGCTCCGGCAAGACTTTTACCGTTGCCAATGTGATTCAGGCGGTGCAGCGGCCGACGTTGGTGATTGCCCACAATAAAACTTTGGCGGCTCAGTTGTGCAGTGAATTTAAAGAGTTCTTTCCTGAGAATGCTGTCGAATATTTTGTCAGTTATTATGATTACTATCAACCGGAGGCGTATATTCCCCATACCGATACTTATATCGAAAAAGACGCGGCGATAAACGAGGAGATTGATAAATTGCGTCATTCGGCCACCAGCGCCCTTCTGGAACGTCGGGATGTGATTGTTGTGGCCAGTGTTTCTTGTATTTACGGCCTCGGCTCGCCGGTGGAATACAGAAAGCATGTTCTGTCCTTGCGCACCGGCAGCGAACACCAGCGGGAGCAGGTGCTGCGGCGTTTGGTTGAAATGCAGTATGCCCGCAATGATGTGGACTTCCACCGGGGGACTTTTCGTGTCCGCGGCGACGTTTTGGAGGTTTTCCCGGCGGGAAACAGCGAACGGGCATTGCGGATTGAGTTCTTTAGCGATGAAATTGAACGCATAACAGAAATCGATGTTCTTACTGGCGAGATACTGGGGGCGCGCAGTCATGCCGCAATCTTCCCTGCATCTCACTTTGTTACCTCCCGGGATTTGATGGATAAGGCATTGCAGAGCATCGAGGTGGAGTTGGAGGAGCAATTGCAGCTGCTCCGCTCCCAGGGCAAGCTGCTTGAAGCCCAACGCTTGGAACAGCGGACCCGCTATGATATGGAAATGATGCAGGAGATGGGGTTCTGTCAGGGGATTGAAAATTACTCCCGGCATTTGGCAGGGCGGGAACCGGGCAGCCGGCCTGATACGCTGCTGGATTACTTCCCCGATGATTTTTTGCTGGTTGTGGACGAGTCCCATGTCACCTTGCCCCAGGTCCGGGGTATGTACAATGGCGACCGCTCCCGCAAGGAAACCTTGGTGGCCCATGGGTTTCGGCTTCCTTCAGCTATGGACAACCGGCCCTTACAATTCCCTGAGTTTGAGGCCTTAATTCCCCAGGCGCTATATGTATCGGCGACTCCCGGACCGTATGAGCAGGAACACAGCAGCCAAATGGTGGAGCAGATTATCCGCCCCACCGGCCTGGTTGATCCGGAAGTGGAAATTAAGCCGGTCACTGGTCAGGTGGACGATTTGCTGGAGGAAATTCGCCAGCGGGTAGCCTGGAAGGAGCGGGTACTGGTTACCACCCTGACCAAGCGCATGGCCGAAGATCTGACCGATTATCTCAAAGAAGCGGGAATTCGTGTGCGCTATCTCCACTCAGAAATTGATACCCTGGAGCGGATGGCAATCATCCGTGATTTGCGTCAAGGCGAGTTTGATGTCCTGGTGGGCATCAACTTGTTGCGGGAAGGCCTGGACTTGCCTGAAGTTTCGTTGGTGGCAATTCTCGATGCAGATAAGGAAGGGTTTTTACGTTCCGACCGTTCGTTAATTCAGACCATGGGGCGGGCAGCCCGCAATGTCCGGGGACGGGTGGTTATGTATGCCGACCAGGTTACCGACTCCATGCAGCGGGCGGTGGAGGAGACCTATCGCCGGCGGGAGCTACAGATTGAGTTTAACGAAAAGCATGGGATTGTCCCGCAAACCATAAACAAGGGGATTCGTGCTGTTATCGAGGCGACAAAGGCAGCCGAGTCCACAACAAAATATGAAGCAAAAACTATGGAAGCTGATGAACGCACCCAGTTGATTAAACGCCTGGAGAAAGAGATGGAAGATGCTGCCAAGGAGCTGGAGTTTGAGCAGGCCGCCTATCTCAGGGACATAATAATCAAGTTGCGGAGCGAGAAATGA
- the uvrA gene encoding excinuclease ABC subunit UvrA: MAKNITVKGARVHNLKNINLEIPRDKLVVMTGLSGSGKTSLAFDTIYAEGQRRYVESLSAYARQFLGQMDKPDVDSIEGLSPAISIDQKTTSRNPRSTVGTVTEIYDYLRLLFARIGHPHCPNCRLAISQQTVEQMVDSILQLPEGSKIQILAPMVRGRKGEHVKTLESLRKDGYVRVRIDGDVHLLEDEIKLEKNKKHNIEVVIDRLVVRPEIQQRLADSLETALKLAGGIVFVNLLEEQKDLTFSQNFACSACGFSFEEISPRMFSFNSPFGACPECSGLGYHKQPDPDLVIPDWSKSINQGAVAVWSHNNDSFYMQLLRQVAAARDIDPDMPFSKLTQDQRKLILHGTDGTFTVTYSPFRGRSRTYDTRYRGVLSWLKNRYRDTSSNDVREFIEQFMSERPCPACQGRRLKPESLAVLAGGKNIAQVTAQTISGAQDYFAGLELSKREQMIARLILKEINERLGFLIDVGLDYLTLDRSAGTLSGGEAQRIRLATQIGSGLVGVLYILDEPSIGLHQRDNARLLATLKRLRDLGNTLIVVEHDEDTMREADWIVDIGPGAGNAGGEVIAQGPMEAIIAEPRSITGQYLSGARQIPVPPQRRGGSGQLLTVVGARENNLQNIDVSFPLGKFICVTGVSGSGKSTLVTEVLYKALAQQLSSTRIKPGAFERLEGLEAVNKVIEIDQSPIGRTPRSNPATYTGVFDHIRALYAETTEAKTRGYKPGRFSFNVKGGRCEACRGDGIIKIEMHFLPDVYVPCEVCHGARYNRETLQIKFKGKTIADVLNMQVEEALEFFANIPRIKRKLQTIYDVGLGYIRLGQPATTLSGGEAQRVKLATELSRRSNGGTVYILDEPTTGLHIDDVSRLLRVLERLVDEGATVVVIEHNLDVVKTADHLIDLGPEGGDRGGTVVATGTPEQVAACADSYTGQFLAPVLRQGGE; this comes from the coding sequence ATGGCCAAAAATATTACTGTTAAGGGCGCACGCGTCCACAATCTGAAGAATATAAATTTGGAAATACCCCGGGACAAACTTGTGGTTATGACCGGACTCAGCGGGTCGGGTAAGACTTCCCTGGCCTTTGATACAATCTACGCAGAGGGTCAGCGACGTTATGTGGAGTCCCTTTCGGCCTATGCCCGCCAGTTTCTCGGGCAAATGGACAAACCTGATGTTGACAGCATCGAGGGCCTGTCCCCGGCAATTTCCATCGATCAGAAGACCACCAGTCGCAATCCCCGTTCCACAGTGGGAACAGTGACAGAGATTTACGATTATTTACGCCTGCTCTTTGCACGCATTGGACACCCCCATTGTCCTAATTGTAGGCTTGCCATCAGCCAGCAAACAGTGGAGCAGATGGTGGACAGCATCCTGCAGCTGCCGGAGGGAAGCAAAATTCAAATACTAGCTCCCATGGTGCGGGGGCGCAAGGGGGAGCATGTCAAGACCCTGGAATCTCTGCGCAAGGATGGTTATGTGCGGGTGCGGATTGATGGCGACGTTCATTTGCTGGAGGATGAAATTAAGCTGGAAAAGAACAAAAAGCACAATATTGAAGTGGTAATTGACCGCTTGGTTGTGCGTCCGGAAATTCAGCAACGGCTGGCCGATTCTTTAGAGACCGCTTTGAAGTTGGCGGGCGGGATTGTGTTTGTCAACCTGCTGGAGGAGCAAAAGGATCTCACCTTCAGCCAGAATTTTGCCTGTAGCGCCTGCGGCTTCAGCTTTGAAGAGATTTCGCCGCGGATGTTTTCCTTCAACAGTCCCTTTGGCGCCTGTCCCGAGTGTAGCGGGCTCGGCTACCACAAACAGCCCGACCCTGACCTGGTGATTCCCGATTGGAGCAAGAGCATCAACCAGGGGGCAGTGGCGGTCTGGAGCCATAATAACGATTCCTTCTACATGCAACTGCTGCGCCAGGTTGCTGCGGCCCGGGATATCGACCCGGATATGCCATTCAGCAAGTTGACGCAAGACCAGCGCAAACTGATACTGCATGGCACTGATGGCACTTTCACTGTCACCTACTCCCCTTTCCGTGGGCGCAGCCGCACCTATGATACCCGCTACCGGGGCGTATTGAGCTGGCTGAAAAACCGCTACCGGGACACCAGTTCCAATGATGTCCGTGAATTCATTGAGCAGTTCATGAGCGAGCGTCCTTGCCCTGCCTGTCAGGGACGCCGCCTGAAACCTGAAAGTCTGGCGGTGCTGGCCGGCGGCAAGAATATCGCTCAAGTCACAGCCCAGACCATCAGCGGCGCCCAGGATTATTTCGCCGGACTGGAGTTGAGCAAGCGAGAGCAAATGATAGCGCGCTTAATTCTCAAGGAAATTAATGAACGACTGGGCTTTCTGATTGACGTTGGACTGGATTATCTTACCCTTGACCGCAGCGCCGGCACTTTGTCTGGCGGAGAAGCCCAGCGTATTCGGCTTGCAACCCAGATTGGTTCCGGCCTGGTGGGAGTGTTATATATTCTTGACGAGCCCAGCATCGGCTTGCATCAGCGGGATAACGCCCGCTTGTTGGCAACCCTGAAAAGGCTGCGTGATTTGGGTAACACTTTAATTGTGGTGGAGCATGACGAGGATACGATGCGGGAGGCAGATTGGATTGTGGATATCGGGCCCGGGGCAGGCAACGCCGGCGGCGAAGTTATTGCTCAGGGACCGATGGAGGCAATCATTGCCGAGCCGCGCTCAATAACCGGTCAATATTTGAGCGGCGCCCGTCAAATTCCTGTACCGCCCCAGCGTCGGGGAGGTAGTGGACAGTTGCTCACGGTAGTCGGCGCCCGGGAAAACAACTTACAGAACATCGACGTGTCCTTTCCCTTGGGCAAATTCATCTGCGTTACCGGCGTTTCCGGTTCCGGTAAAAGCACATTGGTTACCGAAGTGCTGTACAAGGCCCTGGCTCAGCAGCTTAGTTCAACCCGGATCAAGCCCGGGGCGTTTGAACGTCTGGAAGGATTGGAAGCGGTGAATAAGGTCATCGAAATTGACCAGTCGCCCATCGGGCGCACTCCCCGGTCCAACCCGGCCACCTACACAGGCGTCTTTGATCATATTCGGGCACTCTATGCCGAAACCACCGAAGCAAAAACCCGGGGCTACAAACCAGGGCGCTTTAGCTTCAATGTCAAGGGCGGCCGCTGCGAGGCGTGTCGGGGAGATGGGATTATTAAGATAGAAATGCATTTTCTGCCTGATGTTTACGTGCCCTGTGAGGTTTGTCATGGCGCCCGTTATAATAGAGAAACACTGCAGATTAAGTTTAAGGGGAAGACCATTGCCGATGTGCTCAATATGCAGGTCGAGGAAGCGCTTGAGTTCTTTGCCAATATTCCCCGCATAAAACGCAAATTACAGACTATATACGATGTTGGACTTGGATATATCCGCCTGGGGCAGCCGGCAACAACGCTATCCGGCGGCGAAGCCCAGCGGGTCAAGCTGGCCACGGAGCTCAGCCGGCGCAGCAACGGCGGTACGGTTTACATCTTGGATGAGCCCACCACCGGCTTGCACATCGATGATGTGTCTCGGCTGCTGCGGGTTCTGGAACGCCTGGTTGATGAGGGCGCAACGGTGGTGGTTATCGAGCATAATCTCGATGTGGTAAAGACCGCTGATCACCTGATCGATTTGGGACCCGAAGGCGGGGACCGGGGCGGCACTGTTGTTGCCACAGGAACACCGGAACAAGTGGCTGCCTGCGCTGATTCCTATACCGGTCAGTTTTTAGCGCCGGTACTCCGGCAGGGAGGCGAGTAA